ACACCAGCACCTTGTTGGAATTGACGACGCACTAGATGCCCTGGTCCTTTTGGTGCTACTAAAAATACGTCAACATCTGCAGGTGGCGTAATTTGACCAAAGTGAATATTGAAACCATGTGCAAACATAAGTGCTTTACCAGCTTCTAAATATGGAGCAATTTCAGCTTCATAAACTGCTTTTTGACGCTCATCTGGTAGTAAAATTTGGATTACATCTGCTTCTTGCGCTGCTTCCGCAACTGTTTTAACGTCTAAGCCATCAGCTTTTGCTGCATCGAAAGATCCACCTGGACGAACACCTACTACTACATCAAAACCTGATTCTTTAAGGTTTAATGCATGTGCATGACCTTGTGAGCCATAACCGATAATTGCGATTTTTTTCCCTTTTAATACGTCCTCGTTGATGTTTTGTTCATAGTACATTGTAGCCATTGTTTGTTTCCTCCTAAAATTGGGTTTGTTTTTTTTAAACTTATGAGCATTTGCAGCTTTACAGTGCCTCAAATCACAAGTTTCGATTTTATATGCAAACTATTTTAAAATAGAGAGCTGCGTATTGATGGTTTTTTGTGTTTCACGAACAGATGCCGTTGCACCTGTGCGCGTTAATTCTTTAATACCATATGGGCGAATAAGCTCAATAAAGGCATCAATTTTTTCTGGATTTCCTACCACTTGATATGTCACAACGTTTTTCGCTGTATCAATAATTTGTGGACGGAATGGCTCAACAATTGAGTTCATTTCCAGACGTAAATTTGGTGGTGAAATAACCTTCACAAGCGCTAGCTCACGAAGCACGATGGATTTATCTGTAATGTCATTGACCTTTAACACATCAATTTGCTTCGATAATTGCTTCACTAGTTGTTCAATTTTGCGCTCATCTTCTACATTCACAACAAATGTCATTTTTGAGAAGTTTGGCTGTTCAGTATGACCAACTGTAATCGATTCGATATTGAATTGACGCTTCATAAGTAAACCTGTTATACGGTTTAATACACCACTTTGATTAATCACTGTTACTGTAATTACTCGTTTCAATTCTTTTTCACCCCAATCATTTCATGTAACCCTTTACCTGGTGCAACCATAGGGTATACACATTCAAGCTGTTTTACACGGCAGTCGATTAACGCTGGCTCGTCAGAAAGAAGTGCCTCACGGAAAATACTTTCCGCTTCGTCAATTGTGTTAATTCGATAGCCTTTAATGCCGTAAGCATCCGCTAATTTAACAAAATCTGGCTGAATTGGCATAAGTGATGATGAATAACGCTCTTCATAGAATGTTTGTTGCCATTGGCGTACCATCCCTAAACAACTGTTATTTAAAATCACAATTTTTACTGGTAAGTTGAATTCTTTTAATAATGAAAGCTCTTGTGCAGTCATTTGGAAGCCTGCATCGCCTACAATCGAAACAACTTTTTTGTCTGGCTTCGCAAACTGGGCCCCTATTGCAGCTGGGAAGCCGAAGCCCATCGTACCAAGTCCACCAGACGTTACCCAACCATGATCATTGTTTAAGCGGTAATATTGCGCAGCCCACATTTGATGCTGCCCTACATCCGTCGTCACAATGGCATCACCTTCAGTAATTTTATGCACAAGTTCTAGTGCTTCCTGCGGTAACACCTCTGTGTCTCCATCTTCTTTTGAATACCACAGCGGATATTCTTTTGCATGATTGTTTAAAAATTCAAGCCATTGTTTCGTATCTGGACCTTCAAAATCTTTTTTCAGAAGAGATTTTAATGCCTCTTTTGCATCCGCTACGATTGGAATATCGGTCGGTACGTTTTTTCCGATTTCAGCTGGATCAATGTCAATATGAACGATTGTTGCATTTGGAGCAAACGTTGCTAGATTCCCTGTTAAACGGTCATCAAATCGAGCACCAATATTTAATAGTAAATCTGACTTAGTAATCGCCATATTTGCCGTTACTGTTCCATGCATTCCGGCCATTCCAATGAATAAATCGTGATCGCCATGGATGGAGCCAAGACCTAATAAGGTATTCGTCACAGGAATTTGATACTTCTCAGCGAATGTTGTTAATTCTTCACGAGCATCGGCAAATAGTACACCCGCCCCTGCTAGAATTACTGGATTTTTCGCTAGCGAAATAGCTTGAATAGCCTTTTGAATTTGCAAATAGTTCGGCTTGTATGTTGGCTGATAGCCTGGTAAATAAATTTCTTCTGGTTCTTGTGGTGGATTATTTACATCAAACAGCATTTGAGATACATTTTTCGGGAAATCTACCACAACAGGTCCTTTACGACCTGTATTCGCAATATGGAACGCTTCTTTCACTATGCGAGGGATATCATTGACATCTTGCACTTGGTAGTTGTGCTTTGTAATAGGTGTTGTAATCCCCATAATATCTGCCTCTTGGAATGCATCTGTCCCAATAACCGTTGTCGCTACTTGACCAGTAAAGACAACTAAAGGAATGGAATCAATCATCGCATCGGCAATACCAGTTACTAAGTTCGTTGCCCCTGGACCACTTGTTGCGATAACAACACCCGGCTTATTCGATACACGTGCATAGCCTTCAGCTGCGTGAATGGCACCTTGCTCGTGACGTGTTAAAATATGACGAATTGGGTTTTTGTACATTGCATCATATATTTGAAGTACTGCTCCACCTGGATAGCCAAAAATAATATCTACATCTTGATCATGCAGCGCTTGGACTAAAACGTCTGCACCATCTTTCGCTTGAAAAGTTTGTTCTACTTCTTCTGTCGCCAATTGTTCTTTTTCATTAATTGAAACATTCGCACTCATCAAAATATGCCTCCTTCTTGTCTTTCGATTCACAACAGCATACGACTACCTCATCTAGTTAATGAACACTTTAGTGATGTAACGCTGAAAAGGTTCAACTATTTATGCTGAAAACGGAATATTCTACGCTTAATAAATAATAAAAAGCCTTTTTCTCCGAACGCAAAGAACTACCTTGCGTAGGGATGAAAAAGACTTTTCATGGTACCACCCTTGTTTATAGCAATCATATTGCTACCTCGCGAATAAATGAAAGCATTTATGCACCAATGCAAGTGAACTTACATCCAATACGGTGTCATAAATCATTTATTCATTAATAACGAGCACTTCGATTATGCCCGGAACTATCTAATGGCGATCACGCGTTTAATAGTTCACTCCGAGGGGATGTCGGATCTAGTTGTATCGCCGGCTTCCAGCACGACCGGCTCTCTGGTAGATACAAGGCTCTAGAACCTTTAACCTCATCAACGTTTTAACCTATTGATTTTTTACTAGTTTTTAAGACTAAATTTTCATCACGCCACCTGTTGAGGCGCTTGTTACTAATTTTGAATATCTTGCTAACCAGCCACGTTTGATTTTCGGTTCAAACACTGGCAGTTTTGCGCGACGTTCTGCTAATACTTCATCTGAAACTTCTAAATTAATTGTACGATTTGGTAAATCAATTGTAATGATGTCACCATTTTCAACTAAGGCGATTGGACCGCCTTCTGCTGCTTCCGGCGATATATGCCCGATTGAAATACCGCGAGATGCACCGGAGAATCGACCGTCCGTAATTAATGCTACTTTCGTACCGAGACCACGACCTTGAATGGCTGATGTAGGTGCTAACATTTCTGGCATCCCTGGGCCACCTTTTGGTCCTTCATAACGAATGACGACGACATGGCCTTCCTTAACAGTACCGTTATCAATATTTTCTTGCGCTGCTTCTTGTGATTCGAAGACAATAGCTTCCCCTGTAAATACTTTAATCGAAGGATCGACAGCACCTACTTTAATGACAGAGCCATCTGGCGCGATGTTACCAAATAGCACCGATAAACCTCCGACTGGGCTATAAGGATTGTCTTTTGTACGAATAACTTGATCATTTGTAATGTGATAATCTTTGACTAGTTCGCCCATTGTTTGACCTGCAACAGTCGGACGATTTGGATGAATGGCACCTGGAATAGATGCTAATTCATTAATGATGGCACTGACACCACCTGCTTTATTGATATCATCCATTGAAATATCGGAAGCAGGCATAATTTTCGCTAAATATGGCACACGCTCTGCAACTTTATTAATATCTTCAATGTTATAGTCGATTTCAGCTTCATTTGCGATCGCTAATGTGTGAAGCACCGTATTCGTGGAACCGCCCATTGCCATATCGAGTGCAAATGCATCATCAATTGCTTCTTTTGTAATGATGTCACGTGGCTTAACGTCTTCTTTAATCATGCGCACTAATTGTTTAGCGGCTTCTTTAATCAACTTATGTCGATCTTCAGACGTAGCAACGATTGTACCGTTGCCTGGAAGTGCTACACCTAGCATTTCCATTAAGCAGTTCATGGAGTTCGCTGTGAACATCCCTGAACATGAACCACATGTTGGACATGCATTATTTTCAATATCTAACAGCTCTTCAGCTGACATATTACCTGATTTATGAGCCCCAACACCTTCAAATACTGAAGTTAATGAAAGCTGTTTTCCTGTAGCAGATGTACCTGCCTCCATTGGACCACCAGATACAAAAATTGATGGTACGTTCGTACGAACTGCTGCCATTAACATTCCTGGTGTGATTTTGTCACAGTTTGGAATGTAAAATACGCCATCAAACCAGTGTGCATTAATAACTGTTTCTGCTGAATCCGCTATAATTTCACGG
This DNA window, taken from Lysinibacillus sp. FSL M8-0337, encodes the following:
- the ilvB gene encoding biosynthetic-type acetolactate synthase large subunit yields the protein MSANVSINEKEQLATEEVEQTFQAKDGADVLVQALHDQDVDIIFGYPGGAVLQIYDAMYKNPIRHILTRHEQGAIHAAEGYARVSNKPGVVIATSGPGATNLVTGIADAMIDSIPLVVFTGQVATTVIGTDAFQEADIMGITTPITKHNYQVQDVNDIPRIVKEAFHIANTGRKGPVVVDFPKNVSQMLFDVNNPPQEPEEIYLPGYQPTYKPNYLQIQKAIQAISLAKNPVILAGAGVLFADAREELTTFAEKYQIPVTNTLLGLGSIHGDHDLFIGMAGMHGTVTANMAITKSDLLLNIGARFDDRLTGNLATFAPNATIVHIDIDPAEIGKNVPTDIPIVADAKEALKSLLKKDFEGPDTKQWLEFLNNHAKEYPLWYSKEDGDTEVLPQEALELVHKITEGDAIVTTDVGQHQMWAAQYYRLNNDHGWVTSGGLGTMGFGFPAAIGAQFAKPDKKVVSIVGDAGFQMTAQELSLLKEFNLPVKIVILNNSCLGMVRQWQQTFYEERYSSSLMPIQPDFVKLADAYGIKGYRINTIDEAESIFREALLSDEPALIDCRVKQLECVYPMVAPGKGLHEMIGVKKN
- the ilvD gene encoding dihydroxy-acid dehydratase: MRSDMIKVGVDRAPHRSLLYATGKVKAKDLGKPFIGVCNSYIDIIPGHVHLRTFADVVKEAIIEAGGIPFEFNTIGVDDGIAMGHIGMRYSLPSREIIADSAETVINAHWFDGVFYIPNCDKITPGMLMAAVRTNVPSIFVSGGPMEAGTSATGKQLSLTSVFEGVGAHKSGNMSAEELLDIENNACPTCGSCSGMFTANSMNCLMEMLGVALPGNGTIVATSEDRHKLIKEAAKQLVRMIKEDVKPRDIITKEAIDDAFALDMAMGGSTNTVLHTLAIANEAEIDYNIEDINKVAERVPYLAKIMPASDISMDDINKAGGVSAIINELASIPGAIHPNRPTVAGQTMGELVKDYHITNDQVIRTKDNPYSPVGGLSVLFGNIAPDGSVIKVGAVDPSIKVFTGEAIVFESQEAAQENIDNGTVKEGHVVVIRYEGPKGGPGMPEMLAPTSAIQGRGLGTKVALITDGRFSGASRGISIGHISPEAAEGGPIALVENGDIITIDLPNRTINLEVSDEVLAERRAKLPVFEPKIKRGWLARYSKLVTSASTGGVMKI
- the ilvN gene encoding acetolactate synthase small subunit, giving the protein MKRVITVTVINQSGVLNRITGLLMKRQFNIESITVGHTEQPNFSKMTFVVNVEDERKIEQLVKQLSKQIDVLKVNDITDKSIVLRELALVKVISPPNLRLEMNSIVEPFRPQIIDTAKNVVTYQVVGNPEKIDAFIELIRPYGIKELTRTGATASVRETQKTINTQLSILK